In the genome of Pirellulales bacterium, one region contains:
- the pyk gene encoding pyruvate kinase, whose product MSPLLGAALNSLDDVRSRLASRSVYARSRTKIVATIGPACAREDQLAELVEAGVDVFRLNMAHGSQASHAAEIEAIRRVSDQIGRPVAILVDLAGPKMRLGELPGGEVDCVEGAEFRFVRGQVANDPHELTTTYDRLIDELAVDDRIMLADGTVSLTVVSRDRDYAVCRVVQAGRVRSRQGVNLPGVKLSVPAMTKADYQNAQWAVEHEVDYISLSFVRTADDVSALKALVRANEGNARVIAKIEKPEALEHLEEIVLASDAIMIARGDLGVEIDIARVPVAQKRIIAMCNRLQKPVITATQMLDSMQHSRYPTRAETTDVANAILDGTDACMLSGETAIGDYPKAAVEMMQRIARETEPLLRERGPVPMPTGVVEGLHRVTPAVIFGASKMTDMLGAKLVLVASHNGGTALAMSKLRNQVPTIGISDSPSTLRRQCLYWGVTPLPGVPTHDPRMLLEYVEDWAVRNGTLKKGDCVLVITGTRLTQAGHNLLMVHEIS is encoded by the coding sequence ATGTCTCCATTGTTAGGTGCCGCTTTGAATTCCCTGGATGACGTTCGCAGCCGCCTGGCCAGCCGCAGTGTTTACGCTCGCAGTCGAACCAAGATCGTCGCCACGATCGGACCGGCGTGTGCCCGCGAGGACCAGTTGGCCGAACTGGTCGAGGCCGGGGTCGATGTTTTTCGTCTGAACATGGCGCACGGCAGCCAGGCCTCGCACGCCGCCGAGATCGAGGCGATCCGCCGCGTCAGCGATCAGATCGGCCGGCCCGTCGCGATCCTCGTCGATCTGGCTGGTCCCAAGATGCGCCTGGGCGAGTTGCCCGGCGGCGAGGTCGATTGCGTCGAGGGGGCCGAGTTTCGCTTCGTGCGCGGCCAGGTTGCCAACGATCCTCACGAGCTGACCACGACCTACGATCGGTTGATCGACGAATTGGCCGTCGACGATCGCATCATGCTGGCCGACGGCACCGTGAGCTTGACCGTCGTCAGCCGCGATCGCGATTACGCGGTCTGCCGAGTCGTCCAGGCCGGCCGGGTGCGCAGCCGCCAAGGCGTCAACCTGCCCGGCGTCAAGCTCAGCGTGCCCGCGATGACCAAGGCCGACTACCAGAACGCGCAGTGGGCCGTCGAGCACGAAGTCGATTACATCAGCCTGAGCTTCGTCCGCACGGCCGACGACGTCTCGGCGCTCAAGGCCCTGGTGCGAGCCAACGAAGGCAACGCCCGGGTGATCGCCAAGATCGAAAAGCCCGAGGCGCTCGAGCATCTCGAAGAGATCGTGCTGGCCTCGGACGCGATCATGATTGCCCGGGGCGACTTGGGCGTCGAAATCGACATCGCGCGGGTACCGGTCGCGCAGAAGCGCATCATCGCCATGTGCAACCGGCTGCAAAAACCGGTGATCACCGCGACGCAGATGCTCGACAGCATGCAGCATTCGCGCTACCCCACGCGAGCCGAAACGACCGACGTGGCCAACGCCATTCTCGACGGCACCGACGCCTGCATGCTCTCGGGCGAGACGGCCATCGGCGATTATCCCAAGGCCGCCGTCGAAATGATGCAGCGCATCGCCCGCGAGACGGAGCCGTTGTTGCGCGAACGGGGGCCCGTGCCGATGCCGACGGGCGTGGTCGAGGGGCTGCACCGCGTGACGCCGGCCGTGATCTTCGGCGCCTCGAAAATGACCGACATGTTGGGGGCCAAGCTGGTGCTCGTGGCGAGCCACAACGGCGGCACCGCGCTGGCCATGTCGAAACTGCGCAACCAGGTGCCGACGATCGGCATCTCCGACTCGCCGTCCACGTTGCGGCGTCAGTGTTTGTACTGGGGGGTGACGCCGCTGCCCGGCGTGCCCACGCACGATCCGCGAATGCTGCTGGAATACGTCGAGGATTGGGCCGTTCGCAACGGCACCCTCAAAAAGGGCGACTGCGTGCTGGTCATCACCGGCACCAGATTGACCCAGGCCGGCCACAACCTGTTGATGGTCCACGAGATTTCTTAA